A region from the Cryptosporangium arvum DSM 44712 genome encodes:
- a CDS encoding MarR family winged helix-turn-helix transcriptional regulator, translating to MEPAFSRLPSLPSWLLSQTAQHAGRVVADGFAAAGARGYHYRLLGTLAEAGPSSQAELGRRSGIHLSDVVAALNELEADGYVRRRPDPSDKRRNVVSITGAGTERLTTLEACVTAAQEEILAPLTARERDQLVTLLRRLHAHHSKRDVSPAP from the coding sequence ATGGAACCCGCGTTCTCCCGGTTGCCGTCGCTCCCGAGCTGGTTGCTGTCACAGACCGCGCAGCACGCCGGGCGGGTGGTGGCCGACGGCTTCGCGGCCGCGGGCGCGCGCGGCTACCACTACCGCCTGCTCGGGACGCTCGCCGAGGCCGGCCCGTCGAGCCAGGCCGAGCTCGGGCGTCGCAGCGGCATCCACCTGAGCGACGTCGTGGCGGCGCTGAACGAGCTCGAAGCCGACGGCTACGTGCGCCGCCGCCCCGACCCGTCCGACAAGCGCCGCAACGTCGTCTCGATCACCGGCGCGGGCACGGAGCGCCTGACGACGCTGGAGGCGTGCGTCACCGCGGCCCAGGAAGAGATCCTGGCCCCCCTGACCGCGCGCGAGCGCGATCAGCTGGTCACGCTTCTGCGCCGCCTACACGCCCATCACTCGAAGCGGGACGTGTCCCCGGCGCCGTGA
- a CDS encoding glucose 1-dehydrogenase, whose protein sequence is MRLNGKIALITGASRGQGAAAARRFVAEGAQVLLTDVLEEDGAKLAADLGDAATFLPLDVSDEAAWATAAGAVRERFGRLDVLVNNAGLLHFSALADTTLADYERVIRVNQFGTFLGMRTAVPLMREHGGSIVNVSSIEGLGGMPLLVAYASSKFAIRGMTKVAAMELGQYDIRVNSVHPGAVDTPMVSNALGGMAVDVGPIGKRVPLQRVASADDIANMVLFLASDESSYCTGGEFVVDGGATASHALANILR, encoded by the coding sequence ATGCGGCTGAACGGGAAGATCGCGTTGATCACCGGCGCGTCCCGCGGGCAGGGCGCCGCGGCGGCCCGGCGGTTCGTGGCCGAGGGCGCGCAGGTGCTCCTCACCGACGTCCTCGAGGAGGACGGCGCGAAGCTGGCCGCCGACCTCGGCGACGCGGCCACGTTCCTGCCGCTCGACGTCAGCGACGAGGCCGCGTGGGCCACCGCCGCCGGTGCGGTGCGCGAACGGTTCGGGCGCCTCGACGTGCTCGTCAACAACGCCGGCCTGCTGCACTTCTCCGCGCTCGCCGACACCACGCTCGCCGACTACGAGCGCGTGATCCGCGTCAACCAGTTCGGCACGTTCCTCGGCATGCGTACCGCGGTGCCGCTGATGCGTGAACACGGCGGGTCGATCGTCAACGTCTCGTCGATCGAGGGCCTGGGCGGGATGCCGCTGCTCGTCGCGTACGCGTCGAGCAAGTTCGCGATCCGCGGCATGACGAAGGTCGCCGCGATGGAGCTCGGGCAGTACGACATCCGGGTGAACTCGGTGCACCCCGGCGCGGTCGACACCCCGATGGTGTCCAACGCGCTCGGCGGGATGGCGGTCGACGTCGGGCCGATCGGGAAGCGGGTGCCGCTCCAACGGGTCGCGTCCGCCGACGACATCGCGAACATGGTGCTGTTCCTGGCCTCCGACGAGAGCAGCTACTGCACCGGCGGCGAGTTCGTCGTCGACGGTGGCGCGACCGCGTCGCACGCGCTCGCGAACATCCTCCGGTAG
- a CDS encoding SDR family NAD(P)-dependent oxidoreductase, translating into MSLSGRVAIVTGAGSGLGRAEALALEAAGASVVLNDVADLPPGSVGVQGDVGDADVARELVDTAIRHYGQLDIVVNNAGVVRDRMLFSMSDDEWDLVVRVHLRGHFLLCRNAGAYWRDRSKQTGAPVYGRLINTTSEAWFLGAVAQPNYAAAKGGITALTVAAARGLSRYGVRANAICPRARTAMTEPVYGPAPSEGPDPLGVEHVTPLVTYLASEAADHINGQVFFVHGGLVAVLAPPTVAARFDAAGDTWDPAELAKALGGYFADHTPDQVFTGREISLLERQS; encoded by the coding sequence ATGTCTTTATCCGGGCGGGTGGCGATCGTGACCGGGGCCGGGTCCGGCCTCGGCCGGGCGGAGGCGCTCGCGCTCGAAGCGGCCGGGGCGTCGGTCGTCCTCAACGACGTGGCCGATCTGCCGCCGGGCTCGGTGGGTGTCCAGGGCGACGTCGGCGACGCGGACGTGGCGCGTGAACTCGTCGACACCGCGATCCGGCACTACGGGCAGCTGGACATCGTGGTCAACAACGCCGGGGTCGTGCGCGACCGGATGTTGTTCTCGATGTCCGACGACGAGTGGGACCTGGTGGTCCGCGTCCACCTCCGGGGGCACTTCCTGCTCTGCCGCAACGCCGGGGCGTACTGGCGGGACCGGTCGAAGCAGACCGGGGCGCCGGTCTACGGGCGGCTGATCAACACCACCTCGGAGGCCTGGTTCCTCGGCGCGGTGGCCCAGCCGAACTACGCCGCGGCGAAGGGCGGCATCACCGCGCTGACGGTCGCCGCCGCGCGCGGGCTCTCCCGCTACGGGGTGCGGGCCAACGCGATCTGCCCGCGGGCGCGTACGGCCATGACCGAGCCGGTCTACGGGCCCGCGCCGTCCGAAGGCCCCGATCCGCTCGGCGTCGAGCACGTCACGCCGCTCGTCACCTACCTGGCCTCGGAAGCGGCGGACCACATCAACGGCCAGGTGTTCTTCGTGCACGGCGGCCTGGTCGCGGTGCTGGCGCCGCCCACCGTGGCGGCCCGGTTCGACGCGGCCGGCGACACCTGGGACCCCGCGGAGCTGGCGAAAGCTCTCGGCGGGTACTTCGCCGACCACACGCCCGATCAGGTGTTCACCGGCCGGGAGATCTCGTTGCTCGAGCGCCAGAGCTAG
- a CDS encoding epoxide hydrolase family protein: MITPFRIAIPGSELDDLAARLDATRWPSALPDGYGYPLTDLQALASYWRREYDWRAAEAELNGYPQFTTEFDGTTVHFLHVRSARSDALPLLLTHGWPGSIVEFLDVVPRLADFHLVIPSIPGFGFSTSTGGWDVPRVADAWLKLMNRLGYDRFGAHGGDWGSAISRVLGAAAPDRVVGVHLSYLPTPPAPGDFDAADQERLAQIRRYLEQPPGVRVLNSQTPQTAAYALTDSPVGQLAWIAERFAEWGDPNTPVGADRLLTDVMLYWLTRTANSSARLHRETTAGPLPCPVPLGVAVFAHDITRPVRSLAERVYDIRHWSEFDRGGHFAGLEAPDLLTADLREFFSAVA, encoded by the coding sequence ATGATCACCCCCTTCCGCATCGCGATCCCCGGCTCCGAGCTCGACGACCTGGCCGCCCGGCTCGACGCCACCCGCTGGCCGTCGGCGTTACCGGACGGCTACGGCTATCCCCTCACCGACCTCCAGGCGCTCGCGTCCTACTGGCGCCGCGAGTACGACTGGCGGGCCGCCGAGGCCGAACTGAACGGGTATCCGCAGTTCACGACCGAGTTCGACGGCACGACCGTCCATTTCCTGCACGTCCGCTCGGCCCGGTCGGACGCGCTCCCGCTGCTGCTCACCCACGGCTGGCCGGGCTCGATAGTCGAGTTCCTCGACGTCGTCCCGCGGCTCGCCGACTTCCACCTGGTCATTCCCTCGATCCCCGGCTTCGGGTTCTCCACCTCGACCGGCGGCTGGGACGTTCCCCGGGTCGCCGACGCCTGGCTCAAGCTGATGAACCGCCTCGGGTACGACCGCTTCGGCGCCCACGGCGGCGACTGGGGCTCGGCGATCTCGCGCGTGCTGGGCGCGGCGGCGCCCGACCGCGTGGTCGGCGTCCACCTGAGCTACCTGCCGACCCCGCCGGCTCCCGGCGACTTCGACGCGGCGGACCAGGAGCGGCTGGCGCAGATCCGGCGGTACCTCGAGCAGCCGCCCGGGGTGCGGGTGCTCAACTCGCAGACGCCGCAGACCGCGGCCTACGCCCTCACCGACTCCCCCGTCGGGCAGCTCGCGTGGATCGCCGAACGGTTCGCCGAGTGGGGCGACCCGAACACGCCGGTCGGCGCGGATCGGCTGCTCACCGACGTCATGCTGTACTGGCTCACCCGCACCGCGAACTCGTCGGCGCGGCTGCACCGGGAGACGACCGCCGGGCCGCTCCCCTGCCCGGTGCCGCTGGGCGTGGCGGTGTTCGCGCACGACATCACCCGGCCGGTCCGATCACTCGCGGAAAGGGTCTACGACATCCGGCACTGGTCCGAGTTCGACCGCGGCGGCCACTTCGCGGGCCTGGAGGCGCCGGACCTGCTGACCGCCGACCTCCGCGAGTTCTTCTCCGCGGTGGCGTGA
- a CDS encoding MFS transporter: MNRAIPGSLAWSLVTVAPARFAALRNRDCRPYLIGAALAMMADNIEHVLTYWVLWEKFHSPALAGFEVISHWLPFLLFSVYFGGLADRFDCRRVIQAAQALFMLVSVGWGVLFLTDTLQVWNACLLLVLHGLAGALWGPGEQLMLHDFVGDDELPSAVRLNATFRSLGILFGPVVGSALLLTIGPTAGIFVNVLFYLPLTLFLFRTRFTGHTRDGFTVKRVGITDSVRVVKDIANNPTLISMIVLGGIGSLFIGASLQSTMPIFANDLGAGSEGTAYGVLLFANGVGGVVGGIVLEATGWVRPNVKAAVISTLVYGVTTLVFALTTNYPLALGMLVLGGVANLAAMSIGQTVVQLLAPAPDRGRVLGVYGTASMGLRFGSGVTVGLFGAVVGIHWALGLSAAALCLGTIAAGFYAFRGDTVMR; the protein is encoded by the coding sequence ATGAACCGTGCCATTCCCGGGAGCCTAGCCTGGAGCCTCGTGACAGTAGCTCCGGCCCGGTTCGCCGCGCTGAGGAACCGCGACTGCCGGCCGTACCTCATCGGTGCGGCGCTGGCGATGATGGCCGACAACATCGAGCACGTCCTCACCTACTGGGTGCTCTGGGAGAAGTTCCACTCGCCGGCGCTCGCCGGGTTCGAGGTGATCAGCCACTGGTTGCCGTTCCTGCTGTTCTCGGTGTACTTCGGCGGCCTCGCCGACCGGTTCGACTGCCGCCGGGTCATCCAGGCCGCACAGGCGTTGTTCATGCTCGTCTCGGTCGGGTGGGGCGTCCTGTTCCTCACCGACACGCTCCAGGTGTGGAACGCCTGCCTGCTGCTGGTGCTGCACGGCCTGGCCGGTGCGCTCTGGGGCCCCGGTGAACAGCTCATGCTGCACGACTTCGTCGGCGACGACGAGCTGCCGAGCGCCGTCCGCCTCAACGCGACGTTCCGCAGCCTCGGCATCCTGTTCGGCCCGGTCGTCGGCTCGGCGCTGCTGCTGACCATCGGCCCCACCGCGGGCATCTTCGTCAACGTGCTGTTCTACCTGCCGCTGACGCTGTTCCTGTTCCGGACGAGGTTCACCGGTCACACCCGGGACGGCTTCACCGTCAAGCGGGTCGGGATCACGGACTCCGTGCGCGTCGTCAAGGACATCGCGAACAACCCGACGCTGATCAGCATGATCGTGCTGGGAGGCATCGGCTCGCTGTTCATCGGCGCCTCGCTGCAGTCCACGATGCCGATCTTCGCCAACGACCTCGGGGCCGGCAGCGAGGGCACCGCGTACGGCGTGCTGCTGTTCGCCAACGGCGTGGGCGGGGTGGTCGGCGGCATCGTGCTGGAGGCCACCGGCTGGGTGCGGCCGAACGTGAAGGCGGCCGTGATCAGCACGCTCGTCTACGGCGTCACGACGCTCGTCTTCGCGCTCACCACGAACTACCCGCTGGCCCTCGGCATGCTGGTGCTCGGCGGGGTCGCGAACCTCGCCGCGATGTCGATCGGGCAGACCGTCGTCCAGCTGCTGGCCCCGGCGCCCGACCGCGGCCGGGTGCTCGGCGTCTACGGCACCGCGTCGATGGGGCTGCGGTTCGGCAGCGGGGTGACGGTCGGGCTGTTCGGCGCGGTGGTCGGCATCCACTGGGCGCTCGGCCTGAGCGCCGCCGCGCTCTGCCTCGGCACGATCGCGGCCGGCTTCTACGCCTTCCGCGGCGACACGGTGATGCGGTAG
- a CDS encoding DUF6226 family protein gives MDGLRRDVAERYDALGERAWPAPDRDEPLPEEYQRVTAPERYRIVFTRARLWAERLAEVPGVRAEPTELRGFDRGTRVASDRPGTQPLLLLERDGPPPVLYLCLGRPDVVLEMLPDCGCDACDSGSESLLENLDDVVTEVVDGPYVVLQATSWQVRWSPESAAASGGGNGPNAEPLWALCRQLANGADVTPPRGAAVFVNQPWSG, from the coding sequence GTGGACGGACTGCGGAGGGACGTCGCCGAGCGGTACGACGCACTCGGCGAGCGGGCGTGGCCGGCTCCGGACCGGGACGAGCCGCTCCCGGAGGAGTACCAGCGCGTCACCGCCCCGGAGCGGTACCGGATCGTGTTCACCCGGGCCCGGTTGTGGGCCGAGCGGCTCGCCGAGGTGCCGGGCGTCCGGGCGGAGCCGACGGAGCTCCGCGGGTTCGACCGCGGTACCCGGGTCGCGTCGGACCGGCCCGGCACCCAGCCGCTGCTCCTGCTGGAGCGGGACGGCCCGCCGCCGGTGCTGTACCTCTGTCTCGGCCGGCCCGACGTCGTGCTCGAGATGCTGCCGGACTGCGGGTGCGACGCCTGTGACTCCGGGTCGGAGTCGTTGCTCGAGAACCTCGACGACGTCGTGACCGAGGTGGTGGACGGACCGTACGTGGTGCTGCAGGCCACGAGCTGGCAGGTGCGCTGGAGCCCGGAGAGCGCGGCCGCGAGCGGCGGTGGCAACGGCCCGAACGCCGAGCCGTTGTGGGCGTTGTGCCGGCAGCTCGCGAACGGTGCGGACGTGACGCCGCCCCGTGGCGCCGCTGTCTTCGTCAACCAGCCCTGGTCGGGCTAG
- a CDS encoding protein kinase family protein — protein MIVDRAQVAAALPDLVVGPALGSGPRGVVLVATHRSSGAPRAVKVLPVPGSGASLAAPEHPHVVPVLRHTVQDGRWLVVSELMPGGSLDEQPRPAPEAVCAWALAAASALAAAHGAGLVHGGITPTNLLLDAEGALKVSDFGFAVLGSDVAPEPADDVSALATVLDGLLATAEDPPRSVGAVLRRMRDDDPPARPSAQECVTELAAAAARDLGPDWPWRSGVPLRIVPGSGSGPGSPSAPSGAERPARRRRALVAVGGVLALTVIAAGARFVSFGAPPPPSAPTVALALAKDTEAIAVHHGAPGTATRLAYAPATDRIAFLDATGSLYVWTPNQVRAPGRPDAVGPIRTAGAFGDVRFDETDGAVITAGSDGTVRVWSADTGRLFYGPLPGVGRDVVALAETGQGATVAVADGTGIRIDRNETFAGKASIPGVRVAERGLRFSPDGTTLAAAGPGGVQLWDVATGALRTRVAGATGPTAVAFSPDGRRLAAASGPDTVRVWDLPTGRPIGPDLPVGTLTSDSAITFDEYGEQLVAAVDRTVTRWDPTTGASVRDVRLLTAAGATPGSAAFNRDATRVAVAFDDGTIRVYALR, from the coding sequence GTGATCGTCGATCGGGCGCAGGTCGCGGCGGCGTTGCCGGATCTCGTGGTCGGCCCGGCGCTCGGGTCCGGTCCACGTGGGGTGGTCCTCGTCGCGACGCACCGGTCCTCCGGGGCGCCGCGGGCGGTGAAGGTGCTTCCCGTTCCCGGCTCCGGCGCGTCGCTGGCCGCGCCCGAACACCCGCACGTGGTTCCGGTGCTGCGGCACACCGTCCAGGACGGGCGCTGGCTGGTCGTGAGCGAGCTGATGCCCGGCGGTTCGCTGGACGAGCAGCCGCGCCCGGCGCCCGAGGCGGTGTGCGCGTGGGCGCTGGCCGCCGCGTCCGCGCTGGCGGCGGCGCACGGCGCGGGCCTGGTGCACGGCGGGATCACCCCCACGAACCTGCTGCTCGACGCCGAGGGCGCGCTGAAGGTGAGCGACTTCGGCTTCGCGGTGCTCGGGTCGGACGTCGCACCGGAGCCGGCGGACGACGTGTCCGCGCTGGCCACCGTGCTCGACGGTCTGCTGGCGACGGCCGAGGATCCGCCGCGCTCGGTGGGGGCGGTGCTGCGGCGTATGCGCGACGACGACCCGCCGGCCCGGCCGTCGGCGCAGGAGTGCGTGACCGAGCTGGCCGCCGCGGCCGCCCGCGATCTGGGCCCCGACTGGCCGTGGCGCTCGGGCGTCCCACTGCGCATCGTCCCGGGATCGGGATCGGGGCCGGGATCGCCGTCGGCGCCGTCGGGGGCGGAGCGCCCGGCGCGGAGGCGTCGGGCCCTGGTCGCGGTGGGGGGCGTGCTGGCGTTGACCGTGATCGCGGCCGGGGCCCGGTTCGTCAGCTTCGGCGCCCCGCCCCCGCCGTCGGCGCCCACGGTGGCTCTCGCGCTGGCGAAGGACACCGAAGCGATCGCCGTCCACCACGGCGCCCCGGGGACCGCGACGCGGCTGGCGTACGCGCCGGCCACCGACCGGATCGCGTTCCTCGACGCGACCGGCTCGTTGTACGTCTGGACACCGAACCAGGTCCGGGCGCCGGGCCGGCCGGACGCGGTCGGTCCGATCCGGACCGCCGGGGCGTTCGGCGACGTGCGGTTCGACGAGACCGACGGCGCCGTGATCACGGCCGGGTCCGACGGCACCGTGCGGGTGTGGTCCGCCGACACCGGGCGGCTGTTCTACGGTCCGCTCCCCGGGGTGGGCCGGGACGTCGTGGCGCTCGCCGAGACGGGGCAGGGCGCGACCGTCGCGGTCGCCGACGGCACCGGCATCCGCATCGACCGGAACGAGACGTTCGCCGGGAAGGCGTCGATCCCCGGGGTGCGGGTCGCCGAGCGCGGCCTGCGGTTCAGCCCGGACGGCACGACGCTGGCCGCGGCCGGTCCCGGCGGCGTCCAGCTGTGGGACGTGGCGACCGGCGCGCTCCGTACCCGGGTGGCCGGGGCGACCGGGCCCACCGCGGTGGCGTTCAGCCCGGACGGACGCCGGCTCGCGGCGGCGTCCGGGCCCGACACGGTGCGCGTCTGGGACCTCCCGACCGGCCGCCCGATCGGGCCCGACCTGCCGGTCGGCACGCTCACCAGCGACAGCGCGATCACGTTCGACGAGTACGGCGAGCAACTCGTCGCCGCCGTGGACCGCACGGTCACCCGCTGGGACCCGACGACGGGCGCCTCGGTGCGCGACGTCCGCCTCCTGACCGCCGCCGGGGCCACCCCGGGCAGCGCCGCGTTCAACCGGGACGCCACCCGGGTCGCGGTCGCGTTCGACGACGGCACGATCCGCGTCTACGCGCTGCGCTGA
- a CDS encoding acyl-CoA dehydrogenase family protein, producing MRLRYTREQLALAAELRAYFEALMTPERREALETGEDDYGEGNAYREVVRQLGKDGWLVLGWPTEYGGQGRSQLDQLIFLDEAAIAGVPIPFLTLNTVGPTIMRHGTEEQKRDYLPRIAGGELHFAIGYSEPGAGTDLASLRTKAVRDGDEYVINGQKMWTSLVGYADYVWLACRTDPDAVRHRGLSVLVVPTDAAGFSWTPVHTMAGVTTSATYYEDVRVPVDARIGGENEGWALITNQLNHERVALTSAAPLRRALADVRAWAAATPGRNGKRLLDAEWVQLHLARVHAHAEVLRLMNLRTAWEPDLTPAAASATKVYGTELATEAYRLLMEVLGPSATLRAGALKGRIERAHRSALILTFGGGTNEIQRDIIAAAGLRLPVGRR from the coding sequence ATGCGGCTGCGCTACACGCGGGAGCAACTGGCCTTGGCCGCCGAGTTGCGCGCCTACTTCGAAGCGCTGATGACGCCCGAGCGGCGCGAGGCGCTCGAGACCGGCGAGGACGACTACGGCGAGGGCAACGCCTACCGCGAGGTCGTCCGCCAGCTCGGCAAGGACGGCTGGCTGGTGCTGGGCTGGCCCACCGAGTACGGCGGGCAGGGCCGCTCCCAGCTCGACCAGCTCATCTTCCTGGACGAGGCCGCGATCGCCGGGGTGCCGATCCCGTTCCTGACCCTCAACACGGTCGGGCCGACGATCATGCGTCACGGCACCGAGGAGCAGAAGCGCGACTATCTGCCCCGGATCGCGGGCGGCGAGCTGCACTTCGCGATCGGCTACTCCGAGCCCGGCGCCGGCACCGACCTGGCGTCACTGCGCACCAAGGCCGTCCGCGACGGCGACGAGTACGTGATCAACGGTCAGAAGATGTGGACGAGCCTGGTCGGTTACGCCGACTACGTCTGGCTGGCCTGCCGCACCGACCCGGACGCGGTGCGCCACCGCGGGCTGTCGGTGCTCGTCGTGCCCACCGACGCGGCCGGGTTCTCGTGGACCCCGGTCCACACGATGGCGGGGGTCACCACCAGCGCCACGTACTACGAGGACGTCCGGGTGCCGGTCGACGCACGCATCGGCGGTGAGAACGAGGGCTGGGCGCTGATCACCAACCAGCTCAACCACGAGCGGGTCGCGCTGACCTCGGCGGCACCGCTGCGCCGGGCCCTGGCCGACGTACGGGCCTGGGCCGCGGCCACCCCCGGGCGCAACGGCAAGCGGCTGCTCGACGCCGAGTGGGTCCAGCTGCACCTGGCGCGGGTGCACGCCCACGCCGAGGTGCTGCGGCTGATGAACCTGCGCACGGCCTGGGAGCCCGACCTCACGCCGGCCGCCGCGTCGGCCACCAAGGTCTACGGCACCGAGCTGGCCACCGAGGCCTACCGCCTGCTGATGGAGGTGCTCGGGCCGTCGGCGACGCTGCGCGCCGGTGCGCTGAAGGGCCGCATCGAACGGGCGCACCGCTCCGCGCTCATCCTCACGTTCGGCGGCGGCACGAACGAGATCCAGCGCGACATCATCGCAGCCGCGGGACTCCGGCTGCCGGTCGGACGGCGGTAG
- a CDS encoding helix-turn-helix domain-containing protein produces MDDALAGRSAPGRLRASWRRSERYGVSPDVVSPVFAESVDTDSLLYDCAGEVLSGLQRTIANEPIGLIVADRTGLVLARLCNDPAIRRSLDRVYLAPGFSYAERDAGTNGLGLSLADRAPTLVRADEHYTTELRKYTCAAVPVVDPVSGDLAGSINLTTWSESSSELLLALAQAAAGATSALMLVRATGRAVRPSPRGEIFHVAAGPDDPCVSPGWRLAVDDTLAAVAAGRVVTVIGEPGVGKSVVAALAHRRLAPRSRILHARAPEAGDVSAWLELWTPELGKPDTCLIVSGVHTLPAWAAGDLARLLAAAARFVLTAPEYTALPDELAPLVDALVEVPPLRRRADDVMPLARHFGLAARHRPIEFTPRAAAALTAYSWPGNAAQLKRVVRDAVTRTNVVDLHHLAPEVLDAGARPLTRLEKLERDEIVRCLTQPDQTMTHAAEELGIGRATLYRKIAHYRITVSPRKA; encoded by the coding sequence GTGGACGATGCTCTGGCCGGCCGTTCCGCGCCGGGCCGGTTACGTGCCTCCTGGCGCCGCAGCGAGCGGTACGGCGTCTCTCCCGACGTGGTCAGCCCCGTGTTCGCGGAGTCGGTCGACACCGATTCCCTGCTCTACGACTGCGCCGGTGAGGTGCTGAGCGGATTGCAGCGGACGATCGCCAACGAGCCGATCGGCCTGATCGTCGCCGACCGCACCGGGCTCGTGCTCGCGCGCCTCTGCAACGACCCGGCGATCCGCCGTTCGCTCGACCGGGTCTACCTGGCTCCGGGCTTCTCCTACGCCGAGCGCGACGCCGGCACGAACGGGCTCGGCCTCTCGCTCGCCGACCGTGCCCCCACGCTCGTCCGTGCCGACGAGCACTACACCACCGAGCTGCGCAAATACACGTGCGCCGCGGTGCCGGTCGTCGATCCGGTCTCCGGCGACCTGGCCGGCAGCATCAACCTGACGACGTGGTCGGAGTCGTCGTCGGAACTGCTGCTGGCGCTCGCCCAGGCAGCGGCCGGCGCGACGAGCGCGCTGATGCTGGTGCGCGCGACGGGGCGAGCGGTGCGCCCGTCGCCGCGCGGCGAGATCTTCCACGTGGCCGCCGGGCCGGACGACCCGTGTGTCTCCCCCGGCTGGCGGCTGGCCGTCGACGACACGCTCGCGGCGGTGGCGGCCGGCCGTGTCGTCACGGTGATCGGCGAACCCGGAGTGGGCAAGTCGGTGGTCGCCGCGCTCGCGCACCGGCGGCTGGCGCCCCGCTCACGCATCCTGCACGCGCGGGCGCCCGAGGCCGGCGACGTGTCCGCGTGGCTCGAGCTCTGGACGCCGGAGCTCGGCAAACCCGACACCTGTCTGATCGTCTCGGGGGTGCACACGTTGCCCGCGTGGGCGGCCGGTGACCTGGCGCGGCTGCTGGCCGCGGCGGCGCGGTTCGTGCTCACCGCGCCGGAGTACACCGCGCTGCCCGACGAGCTGGCGCCGCTCGTCGACGCGCTGGTCGAGGTGCCGCCGTTACGCCGGCGCGCGGACGACGTCATGCCGCTGGCCCGGCACTTCGGTCTCGCGGCCCGGCACCGCCCGATCGAGTTCACCCCGCGGGCCGCGGCCGCGCTCACCGCGTACTCCTGGCCGGGCAACGCCGCCCAGCTCAAACGGGTGGTGCGTGACGCGGTGACCCGCACGAACGTCGTCGACCTGCACCACCTGGCGCCGGAGGTGCTCGACGCCGGCGCCCGGCCGCTGACCCGGCTGGAGAAGCTGGAGCGCGACGAGATCGTCCGCTGCCTGACCCAGCCCGACCAGACGATGACGCACGCCGCCGAGGAGCTGGGCATCGGCCGCGCGACGCTGTACCGCAAGATCGCGCACTACCGCATCACCGTGTCGCCGCGGAAGGCGTAG
- a CDS encoding L-threonylcarbamoyladenylate synthase, with amino-acid sequence MARFIDVHPINPQPRAISQIVALIRGGGLIAYPTDSCYALGCQVGNREGLDRIKAIRKLDDRHHFTLVCSDFAQLGQFVQISNAVFRSVKASTPGPYTFILPATREVPKRLLHAKKKTVGVRIPEHTVTQAILAELGEPLLSTTLTLPGDEEPLTLAWEIQDRLDHQIDAVVDAGECGMEPTTVVDLSGDEPEILRHGAGDTSRFE; translated from the coding sequence ATGGCACGGTTCATCGACGTCCACCCGATCAATCCGCAGCCGCGTGCGATCAGTCAGATCGTGGCGCTGATCCGCGGCGGTGGGCTGATCGCGTACCCGACGGACTCCTGCTACGCGCTCGGCTGCCAGGTCGGCAACCGGGAGGGCCTGGACCGCATCAAGGCGATCCGCAAGCTCGACGACCGGCACCACTTCACGCTCGTCTGCAGCGACTTCGCGCAGCTCGGACAGTTCGTGCAGATCAGCAACGCGGTGTTCCGGTCGGTGAAGGCGTCGACGCCGGGGCCGTACACGTTCATCCTCCCGGCCACCCGGGAAGTGCCGAAGCGACTGCTGCACGCCAAGAAGAAGACGGTCGGCGTGCGCATCCCCGAGCACACGGTCACCCAGGCGATCCTCGCCGAGCTGGGCGAACCGCTGCTCTCGACGACGCTGACGCTGCCCGGCGACGAGGAGCCGCTGACCCTGGCCTGGGAGATCCAGGACCGGCTCGACCACCAGATCGACGCGGTCGTGGACGCCGGGGAGTGCGGCATGGAGCCCACGACGGTCGTCGACCTCTCCGGCGACGAGCCGGAGATCCTCCGTCACGGCGCCGGGGACACGTCCCGCTTCGAGTGA